One segment of Coffea arabica cultivar ET-39 chromosome 7c, Coffea Arabica ET-39 HiFi, whole genome shotgun sequence DNA contains the following:
- the LOC113701112 gene encoding vacuolar protein sorting-associated protein 35A-like isoform X1, translating into MHHNGVEDEEKWLAAGITGLQQNAFFMHRALDSNNLKDALKYSAQMLSELRTSRLSPQKYYELYMRAFDELRKLEIFFKEETKRGCSIVELYELVQHAGNILPRLYLLCTVGSVYIKSKEAPAKDILKDLVEMCRGIQHPLRGLFLRSYLSQVSRDKLPDLGSEYEGDAETVSDAVEFVLQNFTEMNKLWVRMQHQGPAREKEKREKERSELRDLVGKNLHVLSQIEGVDLDMYRETVLTRVLEQVVNCKDEIAQCYLMDCIIQVFPDEYHLQTLETLLGAFPQLQPSVDIKTVLSRLMDRLSNYAASSAEVLPEFFQVEAFVKLSNAIGKVIEAQDDMPVIGVVTLYSSLLTFTLQVHPDRLDFVDQILGACVTKLSGKGKLEDSKSRKQVVALLSAPLQKYNDIDIALKLSNYPHVMEYLDNGTKKEMASVIIQSIMKNKTLISNSEKVEALFELIKGLIKDLEGNLQSELDEEDFHEEQNSVARLIQMLHNDDPEEMLKIICTVKKHILAGGPKRLPFTVPPLIFNALKLIRRLQNRDENVAEEDTPATPKKIFQILNQIIEALSSVPVPEVAMRLYLQCAEAADDSDLEPVAYEFFTQAYLLYEEEISDSKAQVTAIHLIIGTLQRMHVFGVENRDTLTHKATGYSAKLLKKPDQCRAVYACSHLFWVDDQDSIKDGERVLLCLKRALRIANAAQQMANATRGSGGSVTLFIEILNKYLYFFEKGVTQITVASVQSLIELITNEMQGENATPDPTADAFFASTLRFIQFQKDKGGAVGEKYEAIKV; encoded by the exons ATGCATCATAACGGAGTCGAAGACGAAGAAAAATGGTTGGCCGCCGGCATCACCGGCCTGCAGCAAAACGCCTTTTTTATGCATCGAGCTCTG GATTCGAATAATTTGAAGGATGCGCTCAAGTACTCAGCTCAGATGCTTTCGGAACTTCGGACTTCGAGGCTTTCTCCTCAGAAATATTACGAATTAT ATATGCGAGCATTTGATGAATTAAGGAAGCTAGAGATTTTTTTCAAGGAGGAGACCAAGCGTGGTTGCTCAATAGTTGAATTGTATGAGCTGGTGCAGCATGCTGGCAACATATTGCCCAGGCT gTATCTCCTTTGTACTGTTGGGTCTGTGTACATAAAATCCAAGGAAGCTCCCGCAAAGGATATTCTTAAAGATCTTGTGGAGATGTGCCGTGGCATACAACATCCTTTACGTGGGCTCTTTCTAAGGAGTTACCTTTCTCAAGTCAGTAGGGATAAATTACCTGATCTGGGTTCTGAGTATGAAGG GGATGCTGAGACAGTCTCGGATGCTGTGGAGTTTGTACTCCAAAATTTCACAGAGATGAATAAACTTTGGGTTCGAATGCAACATCAG GGACCTGCTCGGGAGAAGGAGAAACGTGAAAAAGAGAGGAGCGAGCTTCGTGATCTT GTGGGGAAGAACCTACATGTTCTCAGCCAGATTGAGGGTGTTGACCTTGATATGTACCGAGAGACTGTTCTTACCAGGGTCTTGGAGCAG GTAGTCAACTGCAAGGATGAGATTGCACAATGCTACTTGATGGATTGCATAATCCAAGTATTCCCTGATGAATATCACTTGCAGACACTTGAAACTCTACTGGGTGCTTTCCCACAGCTTCAG CCTTCTGTTGACATCAAGACAGTGCTTTCTCGACTAATGGATAGGCTGTCAAACTATGCTGCTTCAAGTGCAGAA GTTTTACCTGAGTTTTTCCAAGTAGAAGCTTTTGTGAAACTGAGTAATGCCATTGGCAAG GTGATTGAGGCGCAAGATGACATGCCAGTTATTGGAGTTGTAACTTTGTATTCGTCTCTTTTGACATTTACGCTTCAAGTGCACCCAGATCGTCTTGATTTTGTGGATCAAATATTG GGCGCTTGTGTGACGAAACTTTCTGGGAAAGGAAAGCTTGAAGATagcaaatcaagaaaacaagttGTTGCACTTCTAAGTGCTCCGCTTCAGAAATACAATGATATAGATATCGCATTGAAGCTTTCAAATTATCCCCATGTGATGGAGTACTTAGACAATGGAACAAAGAAGGAGATGGCCAGTGTCATAATTCAAAGTATCATGAAAAATAAGACATTAATTTCTAACTCTGAGAAG GTCGAGGCCCTGTTTGAGTTAATAAAGGGactcattaaagatttagaagGGAATCTTCAATCTGAG CTTGATGAGGAAGACTTTCATGAGGAGCAGAATTCCGTTGCACGTCTTATTCAAATGCTTCACAATGATGATCCAGAAGAAATGCTTAAG ATTATATGCACTGTGAAGAAGCATATTTTGGCTGGGGGACCTAAGAGGCTTCCCTTTACAGTCCCTCCCCTAATCTTTAATGCTCTCAAG TTGATCAGACGACTGCAAAATCGGGATGAAAATGTCGCTGAAGAAGACACACCTGCTACACCTAAGAAAATCTTTCAAATACTGAACCAG ATAATTGAAGCTCTGTCCAGTGTTCCTGTACCTGAAGTTGCTATGCGACTTTACTTGCAGTGTGCTGAG GCTGCTGATGACTCTGATCTTGAACCTGTTGCCTATGAGTTCTTCACCCAAGCTTATCTACtatatgaagaagaaatttcg GATTCTAAGGCTCAAGTAACTGCAATACACTTAATAATTGGGACTCTTCAGCGGATGCACGTCTTCGGCGTTGAGAACAGGGATACGCTGACACACAAGGCTACTGGG TATTCTGCGAAACTTTTAAAGAAGCCTGATCAGTGCAGAGCTGTATATGCTTGTTCACACCTTTTCTGGGTTGATGATCAGGATAGCATCAAGGATGGGGAGAG GGTCTTGCTTTGCTTAAAACGTGCTTTAAGAATTGCAAATGCCGCTCAACAAATGGCGAATGCAACTCGAGGCAGTGGCGGATCTGTCACGCTGTTCATTGAAATACTGAACAA GTATCTCTATTTTTTTGAGAAGGGGGTCACACAGATTACAGTTGCTTCTGTACAGAGCTTGATTGAATTGATCACAAATGAAATGCAAGGTGAGAATGCAACACCAGATCCAACCGCGGATGCTTTCTTTGCGAGCACACTACGCTTCATCCAGTTCCAGAAGGATAAAGGCGGTGCAGTGGGTGAAAAATACGAGGCAATTAAGGTTTGA
- the LOC113701112 gene encoding vacuolar protein sorting-associated protein 35B-like isoform X2 gives MYLLCTVGSVYIKSKEAPAKDILKDLVEMCRGIQHPLRGLFLRSYLSQVSRDKLPDLGSEYEGDAETVSDAVEFVLQNFTEMNKLWVRMQHQGPAREKEKREKERSELRDLVGKNLHVLSQIEGVDLDMYRETVLTRVLEQVVNCKDEIAQCYLMDCIIQVFPDEYHLQTLETLLGAFPQLQPSVDIKTVLSRLMDRLSNYAASSAEVLPEFFQVEAFVKLSNAIGKVIEAQDDMPVIGVVTLYSSLLTFTLQVHPDRLDFVDQILGACVTKLSGKGKLEDSKSRKQVVALLSAPLQKYNDIDIALKLSNYPHVMEYLDNGTKKEMASVIIQSIMKNKTLISNSEKVEALFELIKGLIKDLEGNLQSELDEEDFHEEQNSVARLIQMLHNDDPEEMLKIICTVKKHILAGGPKRLPFTVPPLIFNALKLIRRLQNRDENVAEEDTPATPKKIFQILNQIIEALSSVPVPEVAMRLYLQCAEAADDSDLEPVAYEFFTQAYLLYEEEISDSKAQVTAIHLIIGTLQRMHVFGVENRDTLTHKATGYSAKLLKKPDQCRAVYACSHLFWVDDQDSIKDGERVLLCLKRALRIANAAQQMANATRGSGGSVTLFIEILNKYLYFFEKGVTQITVASVQSLIELITNEMQGENATPDPTADAFFASTLRFIQFQKDKGGAVGEKYEAIKV, from the exons AT gTATCTCCTTTGTACTGTTGGGTCTGTGTACATAAAATCCAAGGAAGCTCCCGCAAAGGATATTCTTAAAGATCTTGTGGAGATGTGCCGTGGCATACAACATCCTTTACGTGGGCTCTTTCTAAGGAGTTACCTTTCTCAAGTCAGTAGGGATAAATTACCTGATCTGGGTTCTGAGTATGAAGG GGATGCTGAGACAGTCTCGGATGCTGTGGAGTTTGTACTCCAAAATTTCACAGAGATGAATAAACTTTGGGTTCGAATGCAACATCAG GGACCTGCTCGGGAGAAGGAGAAACGTGAAAAAGAGAGGAGCGAGCTTCGTGATCTT GTGGGGAAGAACCTACATGTTCTCAGCCAGATTGAGGGTGTTGACCTTGATATGTACCGAGAGACTGTTCTTACCAGGGTCTTGGAGCAG GTAGTCAACTGCAAGGATGAGATTGCACAATGCTACTTGATGGATTGCATAATCCAAGTATTCCCTGATGAATATCACTTGCAGACACTTGAAACTCTACTGGGTGCTTTCCCACAGCTTCAG CCTTCTGTTGACATCAAGACAGTGCTTTCTCGACTAATGGATAGGCTGTCAAACTATGCTGCTTCAAGTGCAGAA GTTTTACCTGAGTTTTTCCAAGTAGAAGCTTTTGTGAAACTGAGTAATGCCATTGGCAAG GTGATTGAGGCGCAAGATGACATGCCAGTTATTGGAGTTGTAACTTTGTATTCGTCTCTTTTGACATTTACGCTTCAAGTGCACCCAGATCGTCTTGATTTTGTGGATCAAATATTG GGCGCTTGTGTGACGAAACTTTCTGGGAAAGGAAAGCTTGAAGATagcaaatcaagaaaacaagttGTTGCACTTCTAAGTGCTCCGCTTCAGAAATACAATGATATAGATATCGCATTGAAGCTTTCAAATTATCCCCATGTGATGGAGTACTTAGACAATGGAACAAAGAAGGAGATGGCCAGTGTCATAATTCAAAGTATCATGAAAAATAAGACATTAATTTCTAACTCTGAGAAG GTCGAGGCCCTGTTTGAGTTAATAAAGGGactcattaaagatttagaagGGAATCTTCAATCTGAG CTTGATGAGGAAGACTTTCATGAGGAGCAGAATTCCGTTGCACGTCTTATTCAAATGCTTCACAATGATGATCCAGAAGAAATGCTTAAG ATTATATGCACTGTGAAGAAGCATATTTTGGCTGGGGGACCTAAGAGGCTTCCCTTTACAGTCCCTCCCCTAATCTTTAATGCTCTCAAG TTGATCAGACGACTGCAAAATCGGGATGAAAATGTCGCTGAAGAAGACACACCTGCTACACCTAAGAAAATCTTTCAAATACTGAACCAG ATAATTGAAGCTCTGTCCAGTGTTCCTGTACCTGAAGTTGCTATGCGACTTTACTTGCAGTGTGCTGAG GCTGCTGATGACTCTGATCTTGAACCTGTTGCCTATGAGTTCTTCACCCAAGCTTATCTACtatatgaagaagaaatttcg GATTCTAAGGCTCAAGTAACTGCAATACACTTAATAATTGGGACTCTTCAGCGGATGCACGTCTTCGGCGTTGAGAACAGGGATACGCTGACACACAAGGCTACTGGG TATTCTGCGAAACTTTTAAAGAAGCCTGATCAGTGCAGAGCTGTATATGCTTGTTCACACCTTTTCTGGGTTGATGATCAGGATAGCATCAAGGATGGGGAGAG GGTCTTGCTTTGCTTAAAACGTGCTTTAAGAATTGCAAATGCCGCTCAACAAATGGCGAATGCAACTCGAGGCAGTGGCGGATCTGTCACGCTGTTCATTGAAATACTGAACAA GTATCTCTATTTTTTTGAGAAGGGGGTCACACAGATTACAGTTGCTTCTGTACAGAGCTTGATTGAATTGATCACAAATGAAATGCAAGGTGAGAATGCAACACCAGATCCAACCGCGGATGCTTTCTTTGCGAGCACACTACGCTTCATCCAGTTCCAGAAGGATAAAGGCGGTGCAGTGGGTGAAAAATACGAGGCAATTAAGGTTTGA
- the LOC113701113 gene encoding heavy metal-associated isoprenylated plant protein 27-like — MGFLDYLSDRFEWHNTWGERRKLKKLKKRPLQTVDIRVKIDCEGCERRVRKSVEHMRGVSEVEVDPKKHRLRVIGHVDPDKVLRRVRHRTGKKAQFWPYIPQEVVEHPYAPGVYDRKAPAGYVRNAVDNPQISSLARASSTEVKYMTAFSDDNPNACSVM, encoded by the exons ATGGGTTTTTTAGACTACCTCTCAGATAGGTTTGAATGGCACAACACTTGGGGTGAGAGGAGAAAGCTCAAGAAACTGAAGAAAAGGCCCCTTCAG ACGGTGGATATAAGAGTGAAGATTGACTGTGAGGGGTGCGAAAGAAGAGTGAGGAAGTCGGTGGAACACATGAGAGGGGTTTCAGAGGTGGAGGTTGATCCGAAGAAGCACAGGTTGAGAGTAATCGGGCATGTGGATCCGGATAAGGTGTTGCGACGGGTGAGACATCGAACCGGGAAGAAAGCTCAGTTCTGGCCTTACATCCCCCAAGAGGTCGTCGAGCATCCCTATGCTCCTGGGGTTTATGACAGAAAGGCTCCGGCTGGTTACGTCCGGAACGCGGTGGATAATCCTCAGATTTCTAGCCTTGCTCGTGCCAGTTCCACTGAAGTCAAGTATATGACTGCGTTTAGTGATGACAATCCTAATGCTTGTTCCGTAATGTAA
- the LOC113699198 gene encoding protein FREE1-like, whose amino-acid sequence MSSSYYQYYQPDFQSPNPNPGPNPNVPVDSQFIPTPTIPSYAYASAPPVSSNYSPSADFSASNYSSSTYPPHSRSSDPAPSYSISPSPAASQPSNLPSYSFPHLETSYYPYDQNPGAAAASAAVSYDYPNSNPSYSPSYPYSSASYDGSSQNYDNSFGNNVSHGGYGDQGMYDAGVYKYNGGNSEPYGAKGTRSRLESGGVLFDDYGRPINVPGGKEQNGSGSFPKIVKAAPKPEELHDTRGSVQKYRVRLLSEGASQSDMDVLCQIGLDGIRILDPATSRTLKIYPLEGVTRWDVLDSYIFAFWAKSSVDIEPRRIRLKSNSYTTNNILDTVAAASIQVKEMGGTTKPSDAVKDADQPAERKKAFIDWMNLMKLGHEEKDHWVPDEAVNKCTACSSIFNAFNRKHHCRNCGDIFCDKCTQGRIALTADENAQPVRVCDRCLAEVTQRLSNTREAAARFVGAQSHEELVRKLKEEMDKNRKTSSDVASDGFGTRTREVACPTCTVHLQVQVPASGSETIECSVCQHPFLVGAH is encoded by the exons ATGAGCTCGTCGTATTACCAGTATTATCAACCCGACTTCCAGAGCCCTAACCCTAATCCCGGCCCCAACCCCAACGTCCCCGTGGATTCTCAGTTTATTCCTACCCCGACAATCCCCTCCTACGCCTACGCCTCTGCCCCGCCGGTTTCCTCCAATTATTCGCCCTCCGCCGATTTCTCCGCCAGTAATTATTCCTCCTCCACTTACCCTCCCCATTCCCGGAGTTCTGATCCTGCCCCTTCTTATTCTATAAGCCCTAGCCCTGCCGCCTCTCAGCCCTCCAATCTACCTTCCTACTCTTTCCCTCATCTGGAAACTTCCTATTATCCGTACGATCAGAATCCTGGAGCTGCTGCTGCATCTGCTGCTGTTAGTTACGATTATCCCAATTCAAATCCTAGTTATAGCCCGTCGTATCCTTATTCATCGGCCTCTTATGATGGTTCTTCGCAGAATTACGACAATTCATTCGGGAATAATGTTAGTCATGGGGGATATGGTGATCAGGGGATGTATGATGCTGGGGTTTATAAATATAATGGGGGAAATTCAGAGCCCTATGGTGCTAAAGGGACCCGGTCTCGACTCGAGAGTGGTGGAGTGCTGTTTGATGATTATGGGAGGCCCATTAATGTTCCCGGTGGGAAGGAGCAGAATGGGTCTGGAAGCTTTCCTAAGATTGTGAAGGCAGCTCCAAAGCCTGAGGAGCTGCATGATACTAGGGGCAGCGTGCAGAAATACCGAGTCAGGCTCTTATCCGAAGGTGCAAGTCAGTCTGACATGGATGTGCTCTGCCAG ATTGGTTTAGATGGAATTCGTATACTTGATCCAGCGACTAGTCGGACATTAAAGATATACCCACTTGAGGGTGTCACCAGATGGGAT GTGTTGGACTCGTATATATTTGCATTTTGGGCTAAAAGTTCTGTTGACATTGAACCAAGACGCATCAGGCTGAAATCGAATAGCTATACAACAAACAATATTTTGGACACGGTGGCAGCAGCAAGCATTCAG GTCAAGGAAATGGGCGGAACAACTAAACCTTCAGATGCAGTGAAGGATGCCGACCAACCTGCAGAAAGGAAGAAAGCATTTATTGATTGGATGAACTTGATGAAGCTGGGACATGAAGAGAAGGATCACTGG GTTCCTGATGAAGCAGTTAACAAATGTACCGCGTGTTCATCAATTTTCAATGCTTTTAACCGGAAG CATCATTGTAGGAATTGTGGGGATATTTTTTGTGACAAGTGCACACAAGGTAGAATTGCCCTTACTGCTGATGAGAATGCTCAACCAGTTCGTGTTTGTGACCGATGCTTG GCAGAAGTTACTCAGAGGCTGAGTAACACAAGGGAAGCAGCTGCCAGATTCGTTGGAGCTCAGAGTCACGAGGAGCTTGTGAGAAAACTCAAG GAGGAGATGGACAAAAATCGCAAGACATCATCAG ATGTAGCTTCTGATGGATTTGGAACACGGACGAGAGAGGTTGCATGTCCAACTTGCACAGTCCACTTACAG GTTCAGGTTCCGGCCTCTGGTTCTGAGACCATTGAATGCAGTGTTTGCCAGCACCCTTTTCTTGTGGGCGCTCATTGA